The bacterium genome includes the window GGTCCACCCGCGAATCGATCGTCACCTGCTCCTGGGCTCGCGCCAGTACTGCGGTTAGAAGGCCGAGAAGAATCAGTATTCGTCGTCTTGGCATGTCACGTGAACTCAGTTTATTGAAAACAGTTCTCACCGAAACACAGGGACAAGGAGAATGCGCTTTCGTCGCGTTTCCGTGTCCCTGTGTGGAACAATATTCTACTTCACCTGGTCGTCGAAGAACTGCACGCCCTCGGCCTGCATCATCCTGCCGATCATCTCCTGGAAGGCACGCTGGTATTTGTCGCGGTAGAGGTCCTGAGTCACCTGTTGCTGGACCTCATCCAAGCTCTTCTCGCGGATCAACTTGCCCTTGTCGTTCTTCTCGGCGTAGTCGGCCTTGTGCGCCTGGTAATAGGTGGCCACATCACCCGCATCGACATGGATCTTGTCCGCGACCTTGTCCTGCATGAGGCGGCGGACCATCAGAGCCTTCTTGGCCTGAAAAGCGCCGTCGACCACCTGCTGGTCGTTATCGAGTCCGGCCCGCTTGGCGGTATCGTAAAGCAACTCGGTGGCGACATATTCGCGCAGGAACTGCAGCTTGGCCTGCGGATTGCGGAACTGCTCGCGGGCGCTGGGAGGCAGCTGGTCGATCTCGAAATTAAGATCGCCCATGCTGATCTCACGGCTGCCAATGCGCGCAACGACCGCCCCGGGCCGCGGTTTCTGCACCCGCGAGGGATCGAGCTGTACCGTCTCATCCAGAGCTTGACGCGCATCCGCGCTGCGGTCGAGACGTTCCAGACAGGCGACGATCTTCTTGTTGGCCTCGGCGACGACTGGACTTTCAGGATGGAAGTGTTTGAGCTTGAGATACCAGGTCATGGCATTGGCGTAATCGTGCAGACGCTCAAAATAAAGGTTGCCGATGGCATACTGCAGATTGGCCGCATCATTGGCGGACAGATCATAATCGCGCAGACAGGCTTCGTATTCGCTGACCGCCTGGGTGTAGAGGGAGCGGTTGACCAGGTCCGCAGCAAATTCGCGCACTTTTTCGGCCTCTTTGGCCGGGCGTTTACCCGAGCCGCAGCCGGCGGCCAGCGCCGCCAGCATGAGAGCAAAGAGAACAGGATGACTCTTGCGCATGGCACTCCTCGTCCGGTTAACGGTAGCGTTTGGCGCGCATCTTGAAAAATCGTATCAGCGGCTCGACATACGAAATCCGGGTGTTGATCTCCACCTGGTCGACGTTCATCGAGCGGAAGATCTTGTCACGGCCGCTCTTGTCCTGAAGGGCGCGTTTACTGAAGGCGCGCCGCGTCCCCTCGTCACTTGTGTCGAGCAGCCAGGTCTCGCCGGTCTCGGCATCCTCCAGCTCGATAAAGCCGACATCGGGCAGCTCCTGCTCGCGCGGGTCGGTCAGGGAGATGGCGACAATATCGTGCCGTTTGTTGGCGATTTGCAGTGCTTTCTCATACCCCGAAGAGAGAAAATCGGAGATCAGAAAGACCACACTGCGCCGCCGGCTCACCTTGCTGAGGTATTCGAGGGCCTGGCCGATGTCGGTCCGGTGGCCCTGCGGCTGATGGTATAGCACCTCGCGGATGACCCGCAGCACATGGGACTTGCCTTTCTTCGGGGTGACGAATTTTTCCACCCCTTCAGAAAAGATGATCAAGCCGACTTTATCGTTATTCTTGATCGCCGAGAAGGCGAGCAGGGCGCAGATCTCCGCCGCGATCTCGCTCTTCATTTGTGAGACCGTGCCGAACGCCGAGGAGGAGCTGACATCGACCACCAGCATTACGGTGAGCTCGCGCTCTTCCTCGAAAATCTTGACGAAGGGATGGCCCATCCGCGCTGTGACATTCCAGTCGATGGTGCGGATATCATCACCGGGCAGGTATTCGCGCACCTCCGAGAACTCCATCCCGCGGCCCTTGAAGACCGAGTGGTACTCCCCGGAAAAAACATCGTTGACCAGGCCGCGGGTCTGGATCTCGATGCGCTTTACTTTTTTGAGTATCTCTTTTGGGATCATGACCGTTCTTCATTAGCCTGTTGCCGCTTCCAATACGCCGCCGATCAGGGGACCTCGACCTTGTTGATGATCTTGCGCACGACATCCTCAGCGCTGATCTCCTCGGCCTCGGCCTCGTAGGTGATGATGACGCGGTGCCGCAGCACATCCATAGCGATCGAGCGGATATCCTCCGGCGTCACATAACCGCGGCGGCTCAAAAAGGCATGGGCTTTGGCGGCCATACTGAGATAGATCGAAGCGCGCGGCGAGGCTCCGTAGGCGATCAGATCGGCCAGCTCATCCAGACCGTACTCCTTCGGTTTGCGAGTGGCAAATACGATATCGACGATATAATTCTCGATCTTGGGATCGATATAGACCTCATGAACCGCACGGCGGGCGCTGATGATCTCCTGAGGCGTGACCACCGCCTTTGCCTCCGGCAGATCGGCGCGGGTCATGCGGCGCATGATCTCCAGCTCTTCATTGCGGTCGGGATAGCCGATCGAGAGTTTGAGCATGAACCGGTCCACCTGGGCTTCCGGCAAGGGATAAGTGCCCTCCTGCTCGATCGGGTTCTGGGTGGCAAGGACGAGGAAAGGCGACGGCAACGGGAAGGTCGAATCACCGAGGGTCACCTGGCGCTCCTGCATCGCTTCGAGCAGGGCCGACTGCACCTTGGCCGGGGAACGGTTGATTTCGTCGGCGAGGACGAGATTGGAAAAGATCGGGCCCTTTTTGGCGGAGAAGGAGCCGTTCTTCTGGTCGTAAATCATGGTGCCGATGATGTCTGCGGGCAGCAGATCCGGGGTGAACTGGATGCGCTGGAACTGGGTTTTGATGGCCGCGGAAAGGGTCTTGACGGTCATGGTCTTGGCCAGACCCGGCACGCCCTCCAGCAGAATGTGTCCGTCGGCGAGCAAACCGATGAGCAGCCGCTCGATCATATAGGTCTGGCCGACGATCACCTTGCTCACCTCGGCCGTGATCTTTTCGACGAAGGCGCTCTCGCGCTCGATCTTGGCCTGGATGGCTTGAATGTCGATGTTCATTACTCCTCCCATAATAGATCTCTTGACCTCTGCAACCTAGTACTACCGGCTGGTCGACCCCAGCATGGATTCCAGAATCGTATAGGCGCGTTCCAGCTCGCCGCGCCGCGGCGCCGCACCGGAAAATTTGGCAATATCGGCCTGCTCGAGAATAGCCATAGTATCGGTGATTACCCCTTCATCGGCCTCCGCCTCCTCCATCAGACCG containing:
- a CDS encoding DUF58 domain-containing protein; the protein is MIPKEILKKVKRIEIQTRGLVNDVFSGEYHSVFKGRGMEFSEVREYLPGDDIRTIDWNVTARMGHPFVKIFEEERELTVMLVVDVSSSSAFGTVSQMKSEIAAEICALLAFSAIKNNDKVGLIIFSEGVEKFVTPKKGKSHVLRVIREVLYHQPQGHRTDIGQALEYLSKVSRRRSVVFLISDFLSSGYEKALQIANKRHDIVAISLTDPREQELPDVGFIELEDAETGETWLLDTSDEGTRRAFSKRALQDKSGRDKIFRSMNVDQVEINTRISYVEPLIRFFKMRAKRYR
- a CDS encoding MoxR family ATPase, with translation MNIDIQAIQAKIERESAFVEKITAEVSKVIVGQTYMIERLLIGLLADGHILLEGVPGLAKTMTVKTLSAAIKTQFQRIQFTPDLLPADIIGTMIYDQKNGSFSAKKGPIFSNLVLADEINRSPAKVQSALLEAMQERQVTLGDSTFPLPSPFLVLATQNPIEQEGTYPLPEAQVDRFMLKLSIGYPDRNEELEIMRRMTRADLPEAKAVVTPQEIISARRAVHEVYIDPKIENYIVDIVFATRKPKEYGLDELADLIAYGASPRASIYLSMAAKAHAFLSRRGYVTPEDIRSIAMDVLRHRVIITYEAEAEEISAEDVVRKIINKVEVP